The following proteins are encoded in a genomic region of Vigna radiata var. radiata cultivar VC1973A unplaced genomic scaffold, Vradiata_ver6 scaffold_7, whole genome shotgun sequence:
- the LOC106753997 gene encoding E3 ubiquitin protein ligase RIE1-like isoform X1, translating to MDQAHVSATSATNNPVLRCTTVCTLPFARLVAASRRRLFLSDCADGRSDDDDGAECGYSRAVLVLDMVWNLAFVVVAAGVLLSTLSERPSTPLRLWLCGYACECVLHMTFVFFEFRVGVRDSFAHTTYCIVKKLEPINTLASSVWWVFGFYWIVVGGQALLEDSPRLYWLTVVFLAFDIFFIIFCIGMACVVFFALFCIIPIIALAYAMKIREGASEEDIKSLPMYMFSQSNSLVMVDDNKKQPVNTKVDSCNGSHMSELSLNPDDSECCICLCSYADGAEVYRLPCTHHFHCECIGRWLRSKATCPLCKFNILRGDTLV from the exons atGGACCAAGCCCACGTCAGCGCCACCAGCGCAACTAACAATCCCGTGCTCCGCTGCACCACCGTCTGCACTCTCCCTTTCGCGCGCCTCGTCGCCGCCTCCCGCCGCCGCCTCTTCCTCTCTGACTGTGCAGACGGTCGATCCGACGACGACGACGGCGCTGAGTGCGGCTACTCACGAGCGGTGTTGGTCCTCGACATGGTCTGGAACCTCGCCTTCGTCGTCGTGGCCGCCGGCGTCCTCCTCTCCACGCTTAGCGAGCGCCCGTCCACGCCGCTCAGACTCTGGCTCTGCGGCTACGCGTGTGAGTGCGTTCTTCATATGACTTTCGTCTTCTTCGAGTTCCGCGTCGGAGTTCGCGATTCCTTTGCTCACACTACCTATTG caTTGTGAAGAAGCTAGAGCCCATAAACACTCTGGCATCTTCTGTTTGGTGGGTGTTTGGATTTTATTGGATTGTTGTGGGTGGCCAAGCACTTTTGGAAGATTCTCCGAGGCTCTACTG GTTAACAGTGGTCTTTCTAGCCtttgacatattttttattatcttttgcaTTGGGATGGCATGTGTAGTTTTCTTTGCTCTCTTCTGTATCATCCCAATAATAGCACTAGCTTATGCTATGAAAATCAGAGAAGGCGCATCAGAAGAAGATATCAAGTCACTTCCTATGTATATGTTTAGTCAGTCAAATTCATTGGTGATGGTTGATGACAACAAGAAACAACCTGTTAACACAAAAGTCGATTCATGCAATGGAAGCCATATGAGTGAACTTTCTCTCAATCCAGATGATTCT GAATGCTGTATCTGCCTATGTTCATATGCTGATGGAGCAGAAGTGTACCGCCTTCCTTGTACCCACCATTTTCACTGTGAATGCATTGGCCGCTGGCTTCGATCAAAAGCAACCTGCCCGCTCTGCAAATTTAATATCCTTAGAGGTGATACGTTGGTTTGA
- the LOC106753997 gene encoding E3 ubiquitin-protein ligase At1g12760-like isoform X2 — protein MDQAHVSATSATNNPVLRCTTVCTLPFARLVAASRRRLFLSDCADGRSDDDDGAECGYSRAVLVLDMVWNLAFVVVAAGVLLSTLSERPSTPLRLWLCGYACECVLHMTFVFFEFRVGVRDSFAHTTYWLTVVFLAFDIFFIIFCIGMACVVFFALFCIIPIIALAYAMKIREGASEEDIKSLPMYMFSQSNSLVMVDDNKKQPVNTKVDSCNGSHMSELSLNPDDSECCICLCSYADGAEVYRLPCTHHFHCECIGRWLRSKATCPLCKFNILRGDTLV, from the exons atGGACCAAGCCCACGTCAGCGCCACCAGCGCAACTAACAATCCCGTGCTCCGCTGCACCACCGTCTGCACTCTCCCTTTCGCGCGCCTCGTCGCCGCCTCCCGCCGCCGCCTCTTCCTCTCTGACTGTGCAGACGGTCGATCCGACGACGACGACGGCGCTGAGTGCGGCTACTCACGAGCGGTGTTGGTCCTCGACATGGTCTGGAACCTCGCCTTCGTCGTCGTGGCCGCCGGCGTCCTCCTCTCCACGCTTAGCGAGCGCCCGTCCACGCCGCTCAGACTCTGGCTCTGCGGCTACGCGTGTGAGTGCGTTCTTCATATGACTTTCGTCTTCTTCGAGTTCCGCGTCGGAGTTCGCGATTCCTTTGCTCACACTACCTATTG GTTAACAGTGGTCTTTCTAGCCtttgacatattttttattatcttttgcaTTGGGATGGCATGTGTAGTTTTCTTTGCTCTCTTCTGTATCATCCCAATAATAGCACTAGCTTATGCTATGAAAATCAGAGAAGGCGCATCAGAAGAAGATATCAAGTCACTTCCTATGTATATGTTTAGTCAGTCAAATTCATTGGTGATGGTTGATGACAACAAGAAACAACCTGTTAACACAAAAGTCGATTCATGCAATGGAAGCCATATGAGTGAACTTTCTCTCAATCCAGATGATTCT GAATGCTGTATCTGCCTATGTTCATATGCTGATGGAGCAGAAGTGTACCGCCTTCCTTGTACCCACCATTTTCACTGTGAATGCATTGGCCGCTGGCTTCGATCAAAAGCAACCTGCCCGCTCTGCAAATTTAATATCCTTAGAGGTGATACGTTGGTTTGA
- the LOC106753824 gene encoding 50S ribosomal protein 5, chloroplastic — MAVLSFNSLTFSPLHTSFPSSSSLLAFPITTALRVHLAQPSKPFNGVRITTPRGNKGALIVSAAADGSSSPAEALPPAASEKESGVSVDKLPLESKVKEREEQKLRMKLAKKIRLRRKRLLRKRKLRKKGRWPPSKMKKLKNV; from the exons atgGCAGTCCTCTCTTTCAATTCCCTCACATTCTCCCCTCTCCACACTTCATTCCCCTCTTCTTCCTCCCTTCTCGCATTTCCCATTACCACTG CTTTAAGAGTACACCTGGCTCAGCCCTCGAAGCCCTTCAACGGAGTTCGAATCACCACACCCAGAGGGAACAAAGGCGCGCTGATTGTCTCTGCCGCCGCAGACGGCTCTAGTTCGCCCGCGGAAGCTCTTCCTCCGGCGGCGAGCGAGAAAGAAAGTGGCGTCAGTGTGGATAAGCTTCCATTGGAGTCGAAGGTAAAGGAGAGAGAGGAGCAGAAGCTGAGGATGAAACTGGCGAAGAAGATAAGGTTGCGAAGGAAAAGGCTTCTTCGGAAGCGCAAATTGAGGAAGAAGGGTAGATGGCCACCTTCTAAgatgaagaaattgaagaatgtATGA
- the LOC106753767 gene encoding alpha-L-arabinofuranosidase 1 isoform X2, whose protein sequence is MNFEQGKRYKVVYHVKSETKFDFQLSFTGIDVIKVASNTRHVFGDKKWKRVETIVEAKHTNHYSSLQITTTSEGTFLLDQVSAVPLDTHMGHGFRNDLFQMVADLKPKFLRFPGGTYVEGDHLQNRYQWKDTIGPWEERPGHFDDIWNYWSDDGIGYFEYLQLAEDLGALPIWVFNAGISVHEEVNASALAPYVQDALDGIEFARGSPESKWGSVRAAMGHPKPFDLRYVAVGNEDCWHFNYQGNYLKFYEAIRSANPDIQIISNCDASSAPLKHPADLFEFHIYTDSNDMFSKSTQFDHTSRAGPKAFVSEYAVWKEDAANGSLLAAIAEAAFLIGLEKNSDIVQMVSYAPLFSNINDRRWIPDSIVFDSCKLYGTPSYWVQKLFIESNGATFLDSTLFTTSSNKLIASAIIWENSTEKKKYLRIKIVNFGTATESLNIHINGLNSNVQQFGSTKTVLASTNLMDENSFLDPKKVVPQTSSLENADKYMNVILSSYSVTSLDLLI, encoded by the exons ATG AATTTTGAGCAAGGAAAGAGGTACAAGGTGGTCTACCATGTTAAATCAGAAACAAAGTTTGATTTTCAACTTTCATTCACAGGTATTGATGTTATAAAAGTGGCATCAAATACCAG GCATGTTTTTGgagataaaaaatggaaaagggtGGAGACAATAGTGGAAGCAAAACATACTAATCACTATTCAAGTCTTCAAATAACCACAACCAGTGAAGGGACATTCTTGTTAGACCAGGTGTCAGCTGTGCCATTGGACACTCATATG GGCCATGGCTTCAGAAATGACCTTTTTCAAATGGTGGCAGATTTGAAACCTAAATTTCTCAGATTCCCTG GTGGTACTTATGTTGAAGGTGATCACCTGCAAAACAGATATCAGTGGAAAGATACAATAGGACCATGGGAAGAGAGACCTGGACATTTCGATGATATTTGGAACTATTGGAGCGATGATGGAATTGGTTATTTTGAATATCTCCAA CTAGCAGAGGACCTTGGTGCATTGCCCATATGGGTGTTCAACGCTG GTATCAGCGTTCATGAAGAAGTTAATGCATCAGCCCTGGCTCCTTATGTGCAA GACGCCCTGGATGGCATTGAATTTGCAAGAGGCTCTCCTGAATCAAAATGGGGTTCTGTTAGAGCTGCAATGGGACATCCTAAACCATTTGACTTGAGATATGTTGCTGTTGGCAATGAAGATTGTTGGCATTTTAATTATCAAG GAAACTACCTTAAGTTTTATGAGGCTATAAGATCTGCCAACCCAGATATTCAAATTATCTCAAATTGTGATGCTTCTAGTGCACCATTAAAACATCCAGCTGATTTATTTGAGTTTCAT atttatacAGACTCCAATGACATGTTTTCTAAGTCCACTCAGTTCGATCACACATCACGAGCTGGTCCAAAG GCTTTTGTGAGTGAGTATGCTGTGTGGAAAGAAGATGCAGCAAATGGAAGTCTTTTGGCTGCCATAGCTGAAGCCGCATTTCTTATTGGACTAGAGAAGAACAG TGATATTGTCCAGATGGTTTCTTATGCGCCGCTTTTCTCGAACATAAATGACAGGAG ATGGATTCCAGATTCAATTGTGTTTGACTCTTGTAAGCTCTATGGAACTCCTAGCTACTGGGTGCAGAAACTTTTTATTGAGTCCAATGGAGCAACATTTCTTGACTCAACACTCTTTACAACTTCATCTAATAAACTTATTGCATCTGCAATTATTTGGGAAAATTctacagagaaaaaaaaatacctaaGAATAAAG ATAGTAAACTTTGGAACAGCTACAGAGAGTCTTAACATTCATATAAATGGGTTGAATTCAAATGTGCAACAATTTGGTTCTACCAAAACAGTTCTTGCATCAACTAACTTAATGGATGAGAATTCCTTCTTGGACCCCAAGAAG GTGGTGCCACAAACAAGTTCACTGGAGAATGCTGACAAGTACATGAATGTTATACTCTCTTCCTATTCAGTGACGTCACTAGATTTGCTAATATGA
- the LOC106753767 gene encoding alpha-L-arabinofuranosidase 1 isoform X1 yields the protein MVFCSLRPWFGVMLYSLLIHFLSFQHCFADGNSTLVVNASFDKENARRIPQSFHGVFFEEINHAGAGGLWAELVSNRGFEAGGPDNTLNIYPWSVIGNESSISVSINHTSCFERNKAALQMKVYCGGLKPCPYGGVGISNPGYWGMNFEQGKRYKVVYHVKSETKFDFQLSFTGIDVIKVASNTRHVFGDKKWKRVETIVEAKHTNHYSSLQITTTSEGTFLLDQVSAVPLDTHMGHGFRNDLFQMVADLKPKFLRFPGGTYVEGDHLQNRYQWKDTIGPWEERPGHFDDIWNYWSDDGIGYFEYLQLAEDLGALPIWVFNAGISVHEEVNASALAPYVQDALDGIEFARGSPESKWGSVRAAMGHPKPFDLRYVAVGNEDCWHFNYQGNYLKFYEAIRSANPDIQIISNCDASSAPLKHPADLFEFHIYTDSNDMFSKSTQFDHTSRAGPKAFVSEYAVWKEDAANGSLLAAIAEAAFLIGLEKNSDIVQMVSYAPLFSNINDRRWIPDSIVFDSCKLYGTPSYWVQKLFIESNGATFLDSTLFTTSSNKLIASAIIWENSTEKKKYLRIKIVNFGTATESLNIHINGLNSNVQQFGSTKTVLASTNLMDENSFLDPKKVVPQTSSLENADKYMNVILSSYSVTSLDLLI from the exons ATGGTGTTTTGTTCTCTCAGGCCTTGGTTTGGTGTTATGCTCTATTCCCTccttattcattttctttcgTTTCAACATTGCTTTGCTGATGGGAACTCAACACTGGTTGTAAATGCTTCCTTTGATAAGGAGAATGCAAGGAGAATTCCTCAAAGTTTTCATGGAGTGTTCTTTGAG GAAATAAATCATGCTGGTGCTGGGGGACTGTGGGCAGAACTTGTAAGCAATAGAG gttttgaaGCTGGAGGACCAGACAACACCTTAAATATTTATCCTTGGTCAGTTATTGGAAATGAGTCATCCATTTCTGTATCAATAAACCATACCTCTTGCTTTGAGCGTAATAAAGCTGCATTACAAATGAAGGTGTATTGTGGGGGTCTCAAACCTTGCCCATATGGTGGCGTTGGTATCTCTAATCCTGGCTATTGGGGCATG AATTTTGAGCAAGGAAAGAGGTACAAGGTGGTCTACCATGTTAAATCAGAAACAAAGTTTGATTTTCAACTTTCATTCACAGGTATTGATGTTATAAAAGTGGCATCAAATACCAG GCATGTTTTTGgagataaaaaatggaaaagggtGGAGACAATAGTGGAAGCAAAACATACTAATCACTATTCAAGTCTTCAAATAACCACAACCAGTGAAGGGACATTCTTGTTAGACCAGGTGTCAGCTGTGCCATTGGACACTCATATG GGCCATGGCTTCAGAAATGACCTTTTTCAAATGGTGGCAGATTTGAAACCTAAATTTCTCAGATTCCCTG GTGGTACTTATGTTGAAGGTGATCACCTGCAAAACAGATATCAGTGGAAAGATACAATAGGACCATGGGAAGAGAGACCTGGACATTTCGATGATATTTGGAACTATTGGAGCGATGATGGAATTGGTTATTTTGAATATCTCCAA CTAGCAGAGGACCTTGGTGCATTGCCCATATGGGTGTTCAACGCTG GTATCAGCGTTCATGAAGAAGTTAATGCATCAGCCCTGGCTCCTTATGTGCAA GACGCCCTGGATGGCATTGAATTTGCAAGAGGCTCTCCTGAATCAAAATGGGGTTCTGTTAGAGCTGCAATGGGACATCCTAAACCATTTGACTTGAGATATGTTGCTGTTGGCAATGAAGATTGTTGGCATTTTAATTATCAAG GAAACTACCTTAAGTTTTATGAGGCTATAAGATCTGCCAACCCAGATATTCAAATTATCTCAAATTGTGATGCTTCTAGTGCACCATTAAAACATCCAGCTGATTTATTTGAGTTTCAT atttatacAGACTCCAATGACATGTTTTCTAAGTCCACTCAGTTCGATCACACATCACGAGCTGGTCCAAAG GCTTTTGTGAGTGAGTATGCTGTGTGGAAAGAAGATGCAGCAAATGGAAGTCTTTTGGCTGCCATAGCTGAAGCCGCATTTCTTATTGGACTAGAGAAGAACAG TGATATTGTCCAGATGGTTTCTTATGCGCCGCTTTTCTCGAACATAAATGACAGGAG ATGGATTCCAGATTCAATTGTGTTTGACTCTTGTAAGCTCTATGGAACTCCTAGCTACTGGGTGCAGAAACTTTTTATTGAGTCCAATGGAGCAACATTTCTTGACTCAACACTCTTTACAACTTCATCTAATAAACTTATTGCATCTGCAATTATTTGGGAAAATTctacagagaaaaaaaaatacctaaGAATAAAG ATAGTAAACTTTGGAACAGCTACAGAGAGTCTTAACATTCATATAAATGGGTTGAATTCAAATGTGCAACAATTTGGTTCTACCAAAACAGTTCTTGCATCAACTAACTTAATGGATGAGAATTCCTTCTTGGACCCCAAGAAG GTGGTGCCACAAACAAGTTCACTGGAGAATGCTGACAAGTACATGAATGTTATACTCTCTTCCTATTCAGTGACGTCACTAGATTTGCTAATATGA
- the LOC106753712 gene encoding alpha-L-arabinofuranosidase 1-like: MIFPKACCSFLWIYLVTEACFSVLTCYADQASTLVVDASDSSGRPIPDTLFGVFFEEINHAGAGGLWAELVNNRGFEAGGTKSSSNIAPWTRVGKEQTVFLQTELSSCFEQNKVALKMDVLCDNCDGVGVSNPGFWGLNIVEGKKYKVVFFVKSNGALEMTVSFRETKGGRILASGDIIGSASEVSKWKRMETILEAGASSSYSSLYLTTTKKGVIWLDQVSAMPVDTYKGHGFRSDLVNMLLDLKPAFLRFPGGCFVEGETLKNAFRWKASVGGWEERPGHFNDVWGYWTDDGFGFFEGLQLAEDIGAKPLWVFNTGISHSDEIDTKDIAAFVQEALDGIEFAIGAVTSKWGSLRASMGHPQPFDLNYVGVGNEDCFKKNYQGNYLAFYKAIKAAYPKMQIISNCDASSKPLNHPADMYDYHTYPKESQSMFINAGVFDKTPRNGPKAFVSEYALTGEQANYGTLLGAVSEAGFLIGLERNSDHVMMASYAPLFVNANDRQWNPDAIVFNSFQVYGTPSYWVQFMFRESNGATLLKSQFQTPHPDSVAASAILCKNSQDQKSYFKIKVANVGKSPINVKITLKGIESSNVAKATKTVLTSANAFDENSFAYPKKIVPKRNPLKSGSTEINDILPPVSFTVFDLLKIN; the protein is encoded by the exons ATGATTTTTCCAAAGGCTTGTTGCAGTTTTCTTTGGATATACCTTGTTACAGAGGCATGTTTTTCTGTTCTAACATGTTATGCTGACCAGGCTTCAACTCTGGTTGTAGATGCTTCTGATTCATCTGGAAGGCCAATTCCTGACACTCTTTTCGGAGTGTTTTTTGAG GAAATCAATCATGCTGGTGCTGGTGGATTGTGGGCAGAGCTTGTAAACAACAGAG GTTTTGAAGCTGGGGGCACAAAAAGTTCATCAAATATTGCACCCTGGACTAGAGTTGGGAAAGAACAAACCGTTTTCCTACAAACTGAACTTAGCTCTTGCTTTGAACAAAACAAGGTTGCATTGAAAATGGATGTGCTGTGTGACAATTGTGATGGTGTTGGTGTCTCAAACCCTGGTTTTTGGGGCTTG AATATTGTGGAAGGGAAGAAATACAAAGTTGTGTTCTTTGTTAAATCAAATGGAGCACTAGAGATGACAGTATCATTCAGAGAAACTAAAGGTGGAAGGATATTAGCTTCTGGCGATATCAT TGGTTCTGCATCAGAAGTTTCAAAATGGAAAAGAATGGAGACTATATTAGAAGCTGGTGCATCAAGCTCCTACTCAAGTTTGTATTTAACAACAACGAAAAAAGGGGTTATATGGTTGGATCAAGTGTCTGCTATGCCTGTGGACACATATAAG GGACATGGTTTCCGAAGTGACTTGGTTAACATGCTATTAGACTTGAAACCAGCCTTTTTAAGATTTCCAG GTGGCTGTTTTGTTGAAGgagaaacattaaaaaatgcATTTCGGTGGAAAGCTAGTGTTGGAGGGTGGGAAGAGAGACCAGGCCATTTTAACGATGTTTGGGGTTATTGGACAGATGATGGATTTGGTTTTTTTGAGGGTCTTCAA CTAGCAGAAGACATTGGTGCAAAACCACTGTGGGTATTTAACACTG GCATCAGCCATAGTGATGAAATTGATACAAAGGACATCGCAGCTTTTGTGCAA GAAGCCCTAGATGGTATTGAGTTTGCAATAGGTGCAGTTACTTCAAAATGGGGTTCCCTTAGGGCATCTATGGGGCACCCTCAGCCATTTGACCTAAACTATGTTGGTGTTGGAAATGAAGATTGTTTCAAGAAAAACTACCAAG gaAACTACCTAGCTTTCTACAAGGCAATAAAAGCTGCTTATCCAAAGATGCAAATAATTTCAAACTGTGATGCTTCGTCCAAACCGTTAAATCATCCAGCCGATATGTATGATTATCAC ACTTATCCTAAAGAATCTCAAAGCATGTTTATCAACGCAGGCGTGTTTGATAAGACGCCACGAAATGGTCCAAAG GCTTTTGTGAGTGAGTATGCTCTAACGGGAGAACAAGCTAATTATGGAACTCTTTTGGGAGCTGTATCTGAAGCTGGATTCCTTATTGGATTAGAAAGAAACAG TGATCATGTGATGATGGCCAGCTATGCTCCACTTTTTGTAAATGCAAATGACAGGCA gTGGAACCCAGATGCAATTGTTTTTAATTCCTTTCAGGTTTATGGAACTCCCAGCTATTGGGTGCAGTTTATGTTTAGAGAGTCAAATGGAGCAACGCTTCTCAAATCACAATTTCAAACACCACATCCTGATTCAGTTGCTGCATCTGCAATTCTTTGTAAAAATTCACAAGACCAAAAATCTTACTTCAAAATaaag GTTGCAAACGTGGGTAAGAGTCCAATAAATGTGAAGATTACTCTGAAAGGAATTGAGAGTTCAAATGTAGCGAAGGCAACAAAGACAGTGCTCACATCTGCAAATGCATTTGATGAGAACAGCTTTGCATACCCAAAAAAG ATAGTACCAAAAAGAAATCCACTCAAGAGTGGTAGCACAGAGATCAATGACATACTTCCTCCAGTTTCATTCACAGTATTTGATTTATTGAAAATCAATTAA